From a single Planctellipticum variicoloris genomic region:
- a CDS encoding phytanoyl-CoA dioxygenase family protein, with protein sequence MSTAMRSDFKAVLDSTDLAAIPRDLRFHPVQNPQPKTLTPEQVAQFNRDGFIKGLTAYSPAEIANVRQYFDDLLARVVAAGGDSYSISSAHLKYGPVWDILTNPRIVAAVSDLLGENVIGWGSHFFCKMPHDGKSVAWHQDASYWPLSPSKAVTVWLAIDDADTENACMRFVAGSQNFGGMTFRPSDPKEHNVLNQTIDNVEQYGTFVDDVLPAGQFSMHSDLLLHGSEANDSDRRRCGLTLRYASADVHAYMDWNQKGVWVRGGDPTGHWANRPRPSEQ encoded by the coding sequence ATGTCGACCGCCATGCGCTCCGATTTCAAAGCCGTCCTCGATTCAACGGATCTCGCCGCGATCCCGCGCGACCTGCGGTTCCACCCCGTCCAGAACCCGCAGCCGAAGACGCTGACCCCCGAGCAGGTCGCCCAGTTCAACCGGGATGGCTTCATCAAAGGGCTGACCGCTTACTCCCCCGCCGAAATCGCCAATGTCCGACAGTACTTCGACGACCTGCTCGCCCGCGTCGTGGCTGCGGGCGGCGACAGCTACTCCATCAGCTCGGCCCACCTCAAGTACGGGCCGGTCTGGGATATCCTCACCAACCCGCGGATTGTCGCCGCCGTCAGTGATCTGCTCGGCGAAAACGTCATCGGCTGGGGCTCGCACTTCTTCTGCAAGATGCCGCACGACGGCAAAAGCGTCGCCTGGCATCAGGACGCCAGTTACTGGCCCCTCTCCCCCTCGAAAGCCGTCACCGTCTGGCTGGCCATTGACGACGCCGACACGGAAAACGCCTGCATGCGGTTCGTCGCCGGCTCGCAGAACTTCGGCGGCATGACCTTCCGTCCCAGCGATCCGAAAGAGCACAACGTCCTCAACCAGACGATCGACAACGTCGAGCAATACGGCACTTTCGTGGACGACGTCCTCCCCGCCGGGCAGTTCTCGATGCATTCGGACCTGCTGCTGCACGGCTCCGAGGCCAACGACTCCGACCGCCGCCGCTGCGGCCTCACGCTCCGCTACGCCTCAGCAGATGTCCACGCCTACATGGACTGGAACCAGAAAGGGGTCTGGGTCCGGGGCGGCGACCCGACCGGCCACTGGGCCAACCGCCCGCGTCCGTCGGAGCAATAA
- a CDS encoding sugar phosphate isomerase/epimerase family protein produces MPFTRRTFLHSLAAASLTSQFAFARAAAAIPFGFSLYGMKSLPLNQALQLCADIGYSGVELALMPGFHCDPATLDRTARRDLRTRLQDLALGLPALMENLPILVNPTQQRSNLDRLRLAAELAHDLGGDTPPVIETVLGGKPTEWNDVRGKMVDLLGDWARIAAEEKATIAVKAHVGNALHLPADSVWLIDQVGSRWIKLAYDFSHFERQGLDMAESARIMLPQTVFVHIKDNVDVGGKTEFALPGDGHTDYPKLLKLLRDGGYAGAVVVEVSGQVFGKPGYDPAAAARRCYQQIQPAFRAAGLRANAALNHRVKTGV; encoded by the coding sequence ATGCCCTTCACCCGCCGAACCTTTCTCCACTCCCTCGCGGCCGCCTCCCTGACCAGCCAGTTCGCCTTCGCCCGGGCCGCGGCGGCCATCCCCTTCGGCTTCAGCCTCTACGGCATGAAGTCTCTGCCACTGAACCAGGCGCTGCAGCTCTGCGCGGACATCGGCTACAGCGGCGTCGAACTGGCGCTCATGCCTGGCTTCCACTGTGACCCGGCAACGCTCGACCGCACGGCCCGGAGGGACCTCAGGACGCGGCTCCAGGATCTCGCGCTCGGCCTGCCTGCCCTGATGGAAAACCTGCCGATCCTCGTGAATCCGACGCAGCAGCGCAGCAATCTCGACCGGTTGCGGCTGGCGGCCGAACTGGCCCACGACCTGGGAGGTGATACGCCGCCGGTCATTGAGACGGTCCTGGGGGGCAAGCCGACGGAGTGGAACGACGTCCGCGGAAAAATGGTCGACCTGCTCGGCGACTGGGCTCGCATCGCCGCCGAGGAGAAGGCGACGATCGCAGTGAAGGCGCATGTCGGGAACGCGCTGCACCTGCCGGCGGATTCTGTCTGGCTGATTGACCAGGTGGGCAGCCGCTGGATTAAGCTCGCCTACGACTTCAGCCACTTCGAGCGTCAGGGGCTCGACATGGCGGAGTCGGCCAGGATCATGCTGCCGCAGACCGTGTTTGTGCATATCAAGGACAATGTCGACGTCGGTGGAAAGACCGAGTTTGCTCTGCCGGGGGACGGCCACACCGATTATCCGAAGCTGCTGAAACTCCTCCGCGACGGCGGCTATGCCGGAGCGGTCGTGGTGGAAGTGAGCGGCCAGGTCTTCGGCAAGCCGGGCTACGACCCCGCCGCCGCCGCCCGGCGGTGCTACCAGCAGATCCAACCCGCCTTCCGCGCGGCCGGCTTGCGAGCGAACGCGGCCCTGAACCATCGCGTGAAGACCGGTGTTTGA
- a CDS encoding right-handed parallel beta-helix repeat-containing protein: MPSPASRRSFLTTSAAWTAALWAAPRLRGDDRPKVTDPRATSGDVAVEPQWEEGLTVTVGPKDADLVGTSHKVLQAAVDYVAGLGGGTVQILPGEYHLRGSVRLRSGVRLLGSGSDSILTKNASQTVKLAADSDWYDQEITLVDAKGFEVGDSVCLKTKNPHTGGMNILKRTLVARSGNRFKLDKALRENFWQLGESTCSSLFPLVTGDEIERIAVENITLDGNRANNELLDGNYAGCVFLQDCRNVAFRKVTARNYHGDGLSWQICHDVVVEDCHSHDNSGLGLHPGSGSQRPVIRRNRLERNDIGIFFCWGVKYGLAEENQCTGNRVGISIGHRDTDNLIRRNTIAGSTAVGILFRPERGPGFCGHRNRLEENTVTDSGKDDGIAIDIQGGTESITLQQNQLKETRAPAQRIGIRLGPQTRDIRLEENQINGFSKDVQQLS; the protein is encoded by the coding sequence ATGCCTTCGCCCGCCTCCCGCCGTTCGTTTCTGACCACATCCGCCGCGTGGACCGCCGCTCTCTGGGCGGCTCCTCGACTTCGCGGCGATGACCGCCCGAAGGTCACTGACCCGCGTGCCACCTCGGGCGATGTCGCTGTCGAACCGCAGTGGGAAGAGGGTTTGACCGTCACCGTGGGACCGAAGGACGCTGACCTCGTCGGGACGTCGCACAAGGTGCTCCAGGCCGCGGTCGACTATGTCGCCGGTCTCGGCGGAGGGACCGTCCAGATTCTGCCCGGCGAGTATCACCTGCGGGGTTCCGTCCGCCTGCGGTCGGGCGTGCGACTGCTCGGCAGCGGTTCCGATTCCATTCTGACCAAGAACGCGTCGCAGACCGTCAAGCTGGCCGCCGATTCCGACTGGTATGACCAGGAAATTACGCTCGTCGACGCCAAAGGCTTCGAAGTCGGCGACAGCGTCTGCCTGAAGACGAAGAACCCCCACACCGGCGGCATGAACATTCTCAAGCGGACGCTCGTCGCCCGCAGCGGGAACCGCTTCAAGCTCGACAAGGCGCTCCGCGAGAACTTCTGGCAACTTGGGGAATCGACCTGCTCGTCGCTGTTTCCGCTCGTCACCGGGGACGAAATCGAGCGGATCGCAGTCGAGAACATCACGCTCGACGGAAACCGGGCCAACAACGAACTGCTCGACGGCAACTACGCCGGCTGCGTCTTCCTGCAGGACTGCCGGAACGTCGCCTTCCGCAAGGTGACGGCCAGGAACTACCACGGCGACGGTCTGAGCTGGCAGATCTGCCACGACGTCGTCGTCGAAGACTGCCACAGCCACGACAACTCCGGGCTGGGGCTCCATCCCGGCTCGGGCTCGCAGCGGCCGGTCATCCGCCGGAACCGGCTCGAACGGAACGACATCGGCATCTTCTTCTGCTGGGGCGTCAAGTACGGCCTGGCGGAAGAGAACCAGTGCACCGGCAACCGCGTGGGGATCTCGATCGGCCATCGCGACACCGACAATCTGATCCGCCGAAACACAATCGCCGGCAGCACGGCGGTCGGCATCCTGTTCCGCCCGGAACGGGGCCCCGGTTTCTGCGGACACCGGAACCGCCTGGAAGAGAACACCGTCACTGACAGCGGCAAGGACGACGGCATCGCGATCGACATCCAGGGGGGCACCGAGTCGATCACGCTGCAGCAGAATCAGCTCAAAGAAACCCGCGCTCCCGCCCAGCGGATCGGCATCCGCCTCGGCCCCCAGACCCGCGACATCCGGCTCGAAGAGAACCAGATCAACGGTTTTTCAAAGGACGTGCAGCAACTGTCGTGA